The nucleotide window CCGCGAGCAGGGTCAGTACGACGCCGGTACGCAGGCTTCGCGGGCGGGCGCATACGTGCACGGTCTCCTCCGGTGTGGGTGAGGAACCATGGTGCATGGGTGTGCGTTAGTGTGCGCTTCTGTCTGACGAGGCGTCAATAGCACGTGCTTTTCGCCGAGTTGACCTTGTTGGGTGATTGCTCGTGTGTGATTTTGTGCTGCCCTGAGTGAAATGGCGGTCGTCACTTGGTGAAGACGGTGCTGACGAGTCGCAGCACGTAGGGGGTCTCGGCGCCGGTCAGGCCGGTGGGGTTGACGCAGTAGACCAGTCGGCGCGAGAGGTCGCGGGTGGCGAAGACACCGTCGGTGAAGCCGGGACGGGAGCCGGTCTTGCCCCAGACGACGGTGCCGTCCGGGAACGTGTGGCGCATCAGGCCCATGCTGAGGCAGGCGCGATGGGCGCCGCCGGTCTCGCAGTTGTGGTTGTCGAAGTTGGGCAGGTCGGGCACGGTGAACAGCAGCCGCTGCTGGGCCGGGCGCAGCAGACGGCCGCTGAACAGCGCGGTGACGAAGTGGTCCAGGTCGGGCGCGGAGGAGATCATCCCGCCCTCGGCCCACGGCCACGCCGACTGCTCGGTGACGTCGGTCAGGTGCGAGGTGCCTTCGGGCACGGTCAGGTAGCCGTGGGCGGCCGGACGCGGCAGCCGGGCGTCGGTGACCTCGGGCAGGTAGGTGTCGCGGAGGCCGAGCGGCCCGGTGATGCGGTCGTGGACCTCCCGGGCGAACGGCCTGCCGGTGACCCGCTCGGCGACGAGTCCGGCGATGAAGGTGTTGAGGCCGTTGTACTCCTGGGCGTGGCCGGGGGCGAAGTCCATCGGGGTGCCCTGGACCAGTTCGGCGACGACCTGCCGCGGCGTCCAGGAGTCGAGGCGGTGGTCGGCGAACCACCGCGTGGTGCCGTCACCCCACAGGCGCTCGCCGCCCCGGCCCGGCAGACCGCTGGTGTGGTTGAGCAACTGGCCCACCTCGATCGGCGGGTAGCCGGCCGGGAGCAGCCCGGGCAGGTAGTGCTGGACGGTGGCGTGCAGGTCGAGGCGGCCCTCACCGGCGAGTTGCAGCAGTACGGTGGCGGTGAAGATCTTGGAGACGCTGCCGATCCGGAACCGTCCCGACCGGTCCACCCGGGCGCCGGTGGCGATGTCGCCCTCACCGGCCGTCCCCGACCACTGGCCGGCCCGTCCGGTGATCCGTACCAGCGCCCCGGTGATGTCGTCGTTGGGCAGCCCCGAGAGCACGTGGCGCAAGGCGGCCGGGTCCAGCTCGGGCAGCGCGTGGGACGCGGTGGCCGCGGCCGGCCGGGCGGCGAGGGCGGCCGACGCGGGGACGATCGCGCCGGCGGTGACGGCCGCGGCCATCGTCACGACGGCCAGGGCCGTGCAACGCGGGGCGCGGGTGCGGGTGTTCATGGGCAAGGGACTCCTGTCGGACGGTCCTCGGGCCGGAGCTTCCGGTCCGCGAGCCATCCTGTCGGCGTCCCGTCGCGTTGTGATCGGGGACGATCCCTGAGCCGACCCTGGTTCGCGGCTCAGGGATGTCCCCGAGCCGCGAACCCTCCCGCAGCAGTGTTGAGTTGACGCTACGTCAGGAGGTGCTGATGTCGTCCGCGTAGTACGTGCCCTGGCCGTACCACCCGTGCACCCACACGGTCACCGACGTGGTGCTCGAACCGGTGGTGAACGAGGTGCTGAGCTTGGCGTAGGAGCCGCCGGTGCCAGGGGTCCAGGTGCTGGCGTCGGAGGTACCGGTGCCGGTCACGCCGAGGTAGACGTAACTGCCCTGCACCCAGCCGGAGAGGGTGTAGGTGTGTCCGGGCTGCACGGTGATCGTCTGCGAGCACTGCGCGTCGTCGGAGCTGGTGGCGTTGGCCTGGAGCGCGTGACCGCCGGAGTGCACCGGTGAGGAGACGACGGTGCCGGAGCCGTTGGTGCAGTTCCACGGGGACAGGCTGCCGGATTCGAAGTCTCCGTTGACCACGGCGCCGGTGCCGCCGTCACCCCCGCCGGTGGTGCCGCCGGTGGTGGTGCCGCCCGTCGTCGTGCCGCCGGTGGTGGTCCCGCCGGTGGTCGTTCCCCCGGTGGTGGTCCCGCCCGTCGTCGTGCCACCGGTCGTCGTGCCACCGGTCGTCGTGCCGCCCGTGGTGGTCCCGCCCGTTGACGTGCCGCCGGTGGTGGTCCCGCCGCCGGAGCAGTTGGCGGCGGTGCCGTTGACGTCGTCGACCACGTCGTTGAAGAGCTTGGTCTGCGGGTCGAGGTCGTAGAGGGAGAACATCATGGCGCCGGCCAGGCCGTTGCAGTGGATGTAGTCGGCGCGGGCCTGGATGGAACGGTCGGACTCGCCGCCGTAGAAGTTGGTGCCGTCGTAGAACCAGGCCGACTGGGTGGTCGGGTCCCAGAAGGTGTCGGAGGGGTTGTCGACGACGCCGGTCAGCTCCTTGTACATCGCCACGCCGGGTACGTTGCCGCTGAGCGCGTGGCCGGCCGACGGACCGGTGGCGCTCTGGTACAGGCCGTGGTTGGATCCGGCCGGGACGCCCGTCCAGCCGCGGTAGTAGAACGGGATCCCCAGGTTGACCTTGGACGCCGGGAAGCCGCCGGGGATGCCGTAGGCGCTGTCACCTTGGGTGTACGCCTTGACGACCGAGTCGATGACGTACTTCTCGCTGCCCGGTGGGATCGGGTTCGAGGGGTCGTTCGCCGAGGGGTAGAGCGGGTCCTGGAAGTTGGTGGGGCCGGTGGTGTCCCAGGCGCCGTGCATGTCGTAGGTCATCACGTCGCCGAAGTCGAGGTACTTGCCGATCTGGTCGGTCTGCACCTTGGCCACCTTGTCCTGGCCGCCGGGCAGCGCGGCGGCGAGGGCGTAGTGCTTGCCGTCGGTGGCACCCTGGGCGTCGAGTTCGGAGCGGAACTCGGCCAGCAGCGCGGTGAAGTTGGCGGTGTCGGCCGCGCTGTAGTGGTTGCCGGTGTGACCGCCGGAGGAGGCCGGGTACTCCCAGTCGATGTCGATGCCGTCGAAGATCCCGGCGGCCGTCCCCGGGCCGCCGTAGCCGCCGGAGGCCGGGATGTTGCCCTTGATGAACATGTCGACGCAGGAGGAGACGAACTTCTTGCGGGAGGCGTCGC belongs to Streptantibioticus cattleyicolor NRRL 8057 = DSM 46488 and includes:
- a CDS encoding serine hydrolase domain-containing protein — protein: MNTRTRAPRCTALAVVTMAAAVTAGAIVPASAALAARPAAATASHALPELDPAALRHVLSGLPNDDITGALVRITGRAGQWSGTAGEGDIATGARVDRSGRFRIGSVSKIFTATVLLQLAGEGRLDLHATVQHYLPGLLPAGYPPIEVGQLLNHTSGLPGRGGERLWGDGTTRWFADHRLDSWTPRQVVAELVQGTPMDFAPGHAQEYNGLNTFIAGLVAERVTGRPFAREVHDRITGPLGLRDTYLPEVTDARLPRPAAHGYLTVPEGTSHLTDVTEQSAWPWAEGGMISSAPDLDHFVTALFSGRLLRPAQQRLLFTVPDLPNFDNHNCETGGAHRACLSMGLMRHTFPDGTVVWGKTGSRPGFTDGVFATRDLSRRLVYCVNPTGLTGAETPYVLRLVSTVFTK
- a CDS encoding glycosyl hydrolase family 18 protein; this translates as MQPPPTPFRRPALSALAVLALVLGALAAVLNGMGSAHASTAHDQRTTVPTVTTGGKKVAYYDQWSIYQNAFYPKALDTEGIAGKLDYLVYDFENIDPTNLTCFETTKATDPDPGGESDPNAGDGAEDQFADYQKTFDGGISVDGTSDTWNQPIAGNFHQLQELKKKYPNLKVLLSIGGWTYSKYFSDAAASDASRKKFVSSCVDMFIKGNIPASGGYGGPGTAAGIFDGIDIDWEYPASSGGHTGNHYSAADTANFTALLAEFRSELDAQGATDGKHYALAAALPGGQDKVAKVQTDQIGKYLDFGDVMTYDMHGAWDTTGPTNFQDPLYPSANDPSNPIPPGSEKYVIDSVVKAYTQGDSAYGIPGGFPASKVNLGIPFYYRGWTGVPAGSNHGLYQSATGPSAGHALSGNVPGVAMYKELTGVVDNPSDTFWDPTTQSAWFYDGTNFYGGESDRSIQARADYIHCNGLAGAMMFSLYDLDPQTKLFNDVVDDVNGTAANCSGGGTTTGGTSTGGTTTGGTTTGGTTTGGTTTGGTTTGGTTTGGTTTGGTTTGGTTTGGTTGGGDGGTGAVVNGDFESGSLSPWNCTNGSGTVVSSPVHSGGHALQANATSSDDAQCSQTITVQPGHTYTLSGWVQGSYVYLGVTGTGTSDASTWTPGTGGSYAKLSTSFTTGSSTTSVTVWVHGWYGQGTYYADDISTS